A genomic window from Euryarchaeota archaeon includes:
- a CDS encoding oligosaccharide flippase family protein, translated as MSATAATQGQDSHAEARQIGARLLSGGAWALLGRAVLAVTALVANVILARLLSPAEFGTYFLAVTIVSAGGMLAQFGLGPTLIRVVAIDDSQESRKGVPSTVLAALLASAGIGALLAAVLLVGPGARLAEDVFHSGPLVGVLGFAAAWMIAQALVVLVAESFRGLSDIRMASLLGPSLASLLNAVVLAAVFVLDGRASLEAAVFVGAGAAVGSLLLGGGLLALRLRNVPLGNGVPTARLLSLSMPILVANGTLFVLNYADVVIVGAYRGATDVGVYAAAQRLAGVAVIPFLIMDAVVPPMIASQHARGNTAGVARILRTAATLGAVPAMAALCLFAVAGGPILSLIYGDFYAQAALILVVLAAGDALNACGGSAGMALLMTGRQRSVMFIMAATAILGVVGSVAGVTYFGTLGVAVATSLAVVFQKALLVRAARREVGVWTHASLDANVITSIREMGASARAFARKKSETSSRV; from the coding sequence ATGAGTGCGACGGCGGCCACGCAAGGCCAGGATTCCCACGCCGAGGCGAGGCAGATAGGCGCCCGGCTTCTCTCGGGCGGCGCGTGGGCGCTTCTTGGCCGCGCAGTTCTCGCGGTCACCGCCTTGGTCGCAAACGTGATCCTCGCCCGGTTGCTCTCGCCGGCAGAGTTTGGGACCTATTTCCTCGCTGTGACCATCGTTTCGGCGGGCGGGATGCTCGCGCAGTTCGGCCTTGGACCGACGCTAATCCGGGTCGTTGCCATCGACGATTCCCAGGAGTCGCGAAAAGGGGTGCCCTCGACCGTGCTCGCGGCGCTTCTTGCCTCTGCCGGCATCGGAGCGCTTCTTGCGGCCGTCCTTCTCGTGGGCCCCGGCGCCCGGCTCGCCGAGGACGTGTTTCATTCGGGCCCGCTTGTAGGCGTTTTGGGGTTTGCTGCCGCCTGGATGATCGCTCAAGCCCTCGTGGTCCTCGTTGCCGAGAGTTTCCGCGGGCTTTCGGACATCCGCATGGCATCGCTTCTCGGGCCCTCACTCGCCTCACTGTTGAACGCCGTCGTACTAGCCGCAGTTTTTGTGTTAGACGGGCGCGCTTCGCTTGAAGCGGCAGTCTTCGTCGGGGCGGGAGCCGCGGTGGGAAGCCTTCTATTGGGCGGCGGCCTTCTCGCCTTGCGTCTTCGAAACGTGCCGCTCGGAAACGGTGTCCCGACCGCGCGACTCCTTTCCCTTTCCATGCCGATCCTCGTTGCGAACGGCACCCTCTTCGTGTTGAATTATGCGGACGTCGTAATCGTCGGCGCGTATCGGGGCGCCACCGACGTGGGCGTCTACGCGGCGGCGCAAAGGCTTGCGGGCGTTGCGGTAATCCCGTTTCTTATCATGGACGCGGTCGTCCCGCCGATGATTGCGAGTCAGCACGCGCGGGGAAACACGGCCGGAGTGGCGCGTATTCTCCGGACGGCTGCGACGCTTGGCGCCGTTCCCGCGATGGCCGCCCTTTGCCTCTTTGCCGTGGCTGGCGGTCCGATCCTTTCGCTCATTTACGGCGACTTTTACGCCCAAGCCGCCTTGATACTCGTGGTGCTCGCGGCAGGAGACGCATTGAACGCGTGCGGAGGATCCGCCGGAATGGCCCTCTTGATGACAGGCCGCCAACGGTCTGTGATGTTTATCATGGCGGCCACCGCCATTCTGGGCGTGGTCGGATCCGTCGCTGGCGTGACGTATTTCGGGACACTGGGCGTCGCCGTCGCCACCAGCCTCGCCGTCGTCTTTCAAAAGGCGCTGCTCGTCCGGGCGGCGCGTCGCGAGGTAGGTGTCTGGACCCACGCTAGCTTGGATGCAAACGTAATCACTTCAATCAGGGAAATGGGCGCATCGGCCCGCGCTTTTGCGAGGAAAAAAAGTGAAACAAGTAGCCGTGTCTGA
- a CDS encoding glycosyltransferase translates to MPDGRPWPRISIITASYNQGRFIEETIRSVLLQGYPDIEYFIMDGASRDKTSEIVGAYGRWITKFVSEPDDGNAYAINNGWRLSTGEIIGLQASDDLYEPGALHAAALSLASHPTAAMTFGRCAVIDAKGSQTGLLVGSPWSSRESLRTMVNNCATPSAFIRSSALAAVGFMDPGAGKTIDWELWLRLSLVGDIQHESAVWARFRLHDASVTGRQRSTFGVDKLRIIDRLFADSNTPMEFREVEKESRASGNMWAMVDAYRRRDWGATLEHLRKSVQYGGIRFAPRLLRAGMHMIIGPRRIWPLRRAFRRNERAVRIRAGRSVP, encoded by the coding sequence ATGCCAGACGGGCGACCATGGCCCCGCATCAGCATCATCACCGCGAGTTATAACCAGGGGCGGTTCATAGAAGAGACGATACGGTCCGTGCTGTTGCAAGGCTACCCCGACATCGAGTACTTCATCATGGACGGGGCGAGCCGCGACAAGACGTCGGAAATCGTCGGCGCTTACGGTCGGTGGATTACCAAGTTCGTGAGTGAACCCGACGATGGGAACGCGTATGCCATCAACAATGGGTGGCGGTTGTCGACCGGTGAAATCATCGGACTCCAAGCGTCAGACGATCTCTACGAGCCCGGTGCGTTGCATGCGGCAGCACTGAGCCTCGCGTCCCATCCGACCGCCGCGATGACCTTTGGTCGGTGTGCGGTGATTGACGCAAAAGGTTCACAAACCGGGCTGCTCGTCGGCTCGCCATGGAGCTCCCGCGAATCCCTTCGGACGATGGTGAACAATTGCGCTACGCCTTCCGCCTTCATACGGTCTTCCGCGCTTGCCGCGGTGGGGTTCATGGATCCGGGCGCGGGGAAAACAATCGATTGGGAACTCTGGCTAAGGCTTTCACTCGTCGGAGACATCCAACATGAGTCGGCAGTTTGGGCGCGGTTCCGGTTGCACGACGCCTCTGTGACTGGCCGACAACGATCTACGTTCGGCGTCGACAAGTTGCGGATCATCGACCGGCTATTCGCCGATTCGAACACGCCCATGGAATTTCGCGAAGTGGAAAAGGAATCGCGGGCCAGTGGGAACATGTGGGCGATGGTCGACGCTTACAGGCGCCGCGACTGGGGGGCAACCCTTGAACATCTTCGCAAATCTGTGCAGTACGGCGGAATAAGATTCGCACCGCGACTACTTCGCGCAGGAATGCACATGATCATAGGACCCCGGCGAATCTGGCCCCTGCGTCGTGCGTTTCGACGAAACGAAAGAGCGGTTCGAATACGCGCAGGAAGGAGCGTCCCATGA
- a CDS encoding SDR family NAD(P)-dependent oxidoreductase, translated as MTTILLTGSAGFIGSRTAELLLDAGHSVVGVDNLNSAYDVRLKEWRLSRLSSREGFSFVRGDVTDPTTMKSVFAKHRFDAVLNLAARAGVRQSIADPRLYCQTNVDGAISLFEACRHHDVKKIVQASTSSLYGADTPRPFREDAATSRPLSPYAASKKAAETLAFTYHHLYGLDFTIPRYFTVYGPAGRPEMSIFRFVRWIAEGEPLLLQGTGAQERDFTFVEDIARGTIAAMTPLGYEIINLGSDAPTPLSTVISKLERLIGKTATFDRQAMHRADVQATWADISKAKKLLDWKPQVDLDTGLRATVDWYMGNRDFAQTLRIDRE; from the coding sequence ATGACGACCATTCTTCTCACCGGGTCCGCCGGTTTTATCGGCTCGCGGACGGCGGAGCTCCTTCTCGATGCAGGCCATTCGGTGGTCGGCGTTGACAACCTCAACTCGGCCTACGATGTCCGGCTGAAGGAGTGGCGTCTTTCGCGACTGTCCAGCCGGGAAGGCTTCAGCTTCGTCCGCGGCGACGTGACAGATCCGACGACTATGAAATCCGTCTTCGCGAAACATCGCTTCGACGCCGTGCTCAACCTGGCCGCCCGGGCCGGTGTCCGTCAATCGATCGCTGACCCTCGCCTGTATTGCCAAACGAACGTCGACGGCGCCATCTCGCTCTTCGAGGCATGCCGTCACCATGATGTGAAAAAGATCGTGCAAGCCTCCACGTCGAGTCTCTACGGCGCGGACACGCCGCGCCCGTTTCGCGAGGACGCGGCCACGTCTCGTCCTTTGTCGCCCTATGCGGCGTCGAAAAAGGCGGCTGAGACGTTGGCCTTCACGTACCACCATCTCTACGGCTTGGACTTCACAATTCCCCGGTACTTCACCGTCTATGGCCCCGCCGGACGACCCGAGATGAGTATCTTCCGGTTCGTACGTTGGATCGCCGAGGGCGAACCGCTTCTTCTCCAAGGGACCGGTGCGCAGGAGCGCGATTTCACGTTCGTCGAGGACATAGCGCGTGGAACGATCGCGGCGATGACGCCGCTCGGTTACGAGATTATCAATCTCGGGAGCGACGCGCCCACGCCGCTTTCCACCGTGATCTCCAAGCTTGAACGCCTGATAGGGAAGACGGCCACGTTCGACCGGCAGGCGATGCACCGCGCGGACGTCCAGGCGACGTGGGCCGACATCTCGAAGGCCAAGAAACTCCTTGACTGGAAACCACAAGTTGACCTGGACACGGGGCTGCGCGCGACCGTCGACTGGTACATGGGGAACAGGGATTTCGCCCAGACACTGAGGATCGACCGAGAATGA
- a CDS encoding nucleotide sugar dehydrogenase encodes MTTEVTSPIAVVGLGYVGLPLALAFGRETQTIGFDIDDARVKELRSGLDRNKESTPEEVTGAKVEFTSDAARLRDARFIIIAVPTPVDEVNQPDFGPLLAASRTVGANLTRGRIVAYESTVYPGCTEEKCIPILEKESGLKVGKDFGVGYSPERINPGDRAHTIDKIVKIVSGSDPATLDVVARTYSLVAKAGVHRAPDIKTAEAAKVIENIQRDLNIALMNELSVLFHKLGIDTREVLSAARTKWNFLPFQPGLVGGHCIPVDPYYLTYKATAVGYHPEVIVAGRRINDAMGRHVAAETVRLMVAAGKAPRGSRVLVLGLAFKENVRDTRNSRSFDVIRELRRHGMIIAAHDPIVDGRTVTDDELALIADPFTERAKYDAIVVAVPHASFVERGLGRLIELLSGEGKERVFVDVKGVYADDPLKGSVSYWSL; translated from the coding sequence ATGACGACCGAAGTAACATCTCCGATAGCCGTCGTCGGGCTAGGCTACGTCGGGCTCCCGCTCGCTCTCGCCTTCGGGCGCGAAACGCAGACGATCGGATTCGACATCGACGACGCCCGCGTGAAAGAACTTCGAAGTGGGCTCGACCGCAACAAGGAGTCCACGCCCGAGGAAGTGACCGGAGCGAAGGTCGAGTTCACTTCGGATGCCGCTCGACTTCGCGACGCGAGATTCATAATCATCGCCGTGCCCACGCCAGTCGACGAAGTGAACCAACCTGACTTTGGGCCACTTTTGGCGGCGAGCCGGACCGTGGGCGCCAACCTCACGCGCGGACGCATCGTCGCATACGAGTCCACCGTCTATCCCGGCTGCACGGAAGAAAAATGCATCCCGATCCTGGAAAAGGAATCGGGGCTTAAGGTCGGCAAGGATTTCGGGGTCGGGTATTCGCCGGAACGCATCAACCCGGGCGACCGCGCGCACACTATCGACAAGATCGTCAAGATCGTATCCGGAAGCGACCCCGCCACTTTGGATGTGGTGGCGCGCACATACTCGCTCGTCGCGAAGGCCGGCGTTCACCGCGCGCCCGACATCAAGACCGCGGAGGCAGCCAAGGTCATTGAGAACATCCAGCGAGACCTCAACATTGCGCTCATGAACGAGCTCTCCGTGCTCTTCCACAAACTTGGCATCGACACCCGCGAGGTGCTCTCCGCCGCACGGACGAAATGGAATTTCCTCCCGTTCCAGCCCGGTCTCGTGGGCGGGCACTGCATCCCGGTCGATCCGTACTACCTTACGTACAAGGCGACGGCCGTGGGCTATCACCCGGAGGTCATAGTCGCGGGTCGTCGGATCAACGATGCCATGGGCCGCCACGTGGCGGCCGAGACCGTGCGTCTGATGGTCGCTGCGGGAAAGGCGCCGCGCGGATCCCGTGTACTGGTCTTGGGTCTCGCCTTCAAGGAGAATGTACGTGACACGCGGAACAGCCGCTCGTTCGATGTCATACGTGAACTACGCCGCCATGGTATGATCATCGCCGCCCACGACCCGATAGTCGATGGCCGCACCGTCACGGACGACGAACTTGCTCTCATCGCCGACCCCTTCACCGAGCGCGCCAAGTACGACGCGATTGTCGTCGCGGTCCCACACGCCTCGTTCGTTGAGCGCGGGCTCGGGAGATTGATTGAACTGCTTTCTGGGGAAGGAAAGGAGCGCGTGTTCGTCGACGTGAAAGGCGTCTACGCCGATGACCCGCTGAAGGGAAGCGTTTCATACTGGAGCCTCTAA
- a CDS encoding ABC transporter permease, protein MVSTTNEKSAESPTFVIQPSRGWAPLNLKELWAYRELLYFLTWRDVKVRYKQTALGASWAIIQPFFTMVVFSVVFGQLAKMPSDGVPYPIFAFCALVPWQLFAFSLNESSNSLVGNRNLLTKVYFPRLVIPFSAILAGLVDFLIAGVVLVGMIIYFGIVPGPQILLLPFLVLLAVVTALGVGLWLSALNVEFRDVRYAVPFLVQFWFFATPIAYPSSIFPEPFRTLSALNPMAGVVEGFRWALLRTETAPGPLIAVSAAAALIIFVTGAFYFKRIERHFADVV, encoded by the coding sequence ATGGTGTCTACAACGAACGAGAAGAGCGCGGAATCACCAACCTTCGTGATACAACCAAGTCGGGGATGGGCGCCGCTGAATCTCAAGGAGCTCTGGGCCTACCGCGAATTACTGTACTTCCTCACGTGGCGCGACGTGAAGGTTCGCTACAAGCAAACTGCGCTTGGTGCATCTTGGGCAATCATCCAACCTTTTTTCACGATGGTCGTCTTCAGCGTGGTCTTTGGCCAATTGGCGAAAATGCCATCGGACGGCGTGCCTTACCCGATCTTCGCCTTCTGTGCACTCGTCCCTTGGCAACTTTTCGCGTTTTCGCTTAACGAGTCGTCGAATAGCCTCGTTGGGAACAGGAACCTATTGACCAAGGTCTACTTTCCGCGGCTCGTGATACCGTTTTCCGCGATTCTGGCAGGACTCGTCGATTTCCTCATAGCAGGCGTTGTCCTCGTTGGTATGATAATCTACTTCGGAATCGTGCCTGGACCCCAGATCCTTTTGCTGCCCTTCTTAGTGCTCTTGGCTGTGGTAACCGCCCTCGGAGTCGGGCTGTGGCTGTCCGCACTCAATGTCGAATTCCGAGACGTCCGCTACGCGGTCCCGTTCCTCGTACAGTTTTGGTTTTTCGCGACACCAATCGCGTACCCGTCGAGCATCTTCCCCGAACCGTTCCGAACGCTCTCCGCCCTTAACCCAATGGCTGGCGTTGTGGAGGGCTTCAGATGGGCCCTCCTCAGGACCGAGACCGCGCCGGGACCCTTGATCGCAGTGAGCGCCGCGGCGGCCCTAATCATCTTTGTGACGGGTGCCTTCTACTTCAAACGCATCGAGCGCCACTTCGCCGACGTCGTATGA
- a CDS encoding ATP-binding cassette domain-containing protein: MNSRIDPPEPGEAVPSVKSRVSSSTPSQAAITVEGLGKTYRLGERGQQQTLREYLTDKFKPRARGRGRRETFWALTDVSFEIPTGQVVGIIGRNGAGKSTLLKILSRITQPTTGRAFIRGRVGSLLDVGTGFHHELTGRENTFLSGAILGMKRAEITARYNAIMDFAELEKFADTPVKFYSSGMYLRLAFAVAAHLEPDVLLVDEALAVGDSAFQRKCLGRMNEVAATGRTVLFVSHSLPSIVSLCDRTILLERGRVKMDGATREVVEKYVAEGLATGAETTWAPGTGPGSEFAEIRAVRIKDEAGKVSGTHDIARPVTLEMDFYCKKDGTRLNASFQVHNAMDLLLFATANFHEPNWGGRVYSEGLYRTQCTIPGRFLAAGLHKLSCLLMKDGRPGAGMIANVLAFETIDDGEGIGDYRGPSLGVVRPVLPWLTHPDDGGASD; encoded by the coding sequence ATGAATTCAAGAATTGACCCCCCCGAACCGGGCGAGGCGGTCCCATCTGTGAAGAGCCGCGTCAGCTCAAGCACGCCAAGTCAAGCGGCAATCACGGTAGAGGGCCTCGGGAAAACCTACCGCCTCGGCGAACGCGGCCAGCAGCAAACCCTGCGCGAGTACTTGACGGACAAATTTAAGCCACGTGCGCGCGGCAGAGGCCGACGGGAGACCTTCTGGGCGCTCACAGACGTCTCGTTCGAGATACCGACGGGCCAAGTAGTGGGCATCATCGGCCGCAACGGCGCCGGAAAAAGCACACTCCTGAAAATCCTTTCCCGCATCACGCAACCAACAACTGGTAGGGCATTCATTCGCGGTCGCGTGGGCTCTTTGCTTGACGTCGGAACCGGCTTTCATCACGAGTTGACCGGGCGAGAGAACACCTTCTTGAGCGGCGCAATCCTAGGCATGAAACGAGCCGAAATCACTGCCCGATACAACGCCATCATGGATTTTGCCGAACTCGAAAAGTTTGCCGACACGCCGGTGAAGTTCTATTCCAGCGGCATGTACCTGCGGCTGGCCTTCGCCGTGGCGGCCCACCTCGAGCCCGACGTCTTGCTAGTCGATGAGGCGTTGGCCGTTGGCGACTCCGCCTTCCAAAGGAAGTGCCTTGGACGCATGAACGAGGTCGCGGCGACAGGTCGCACCGTGTTATTTGTGAGCCATTCGCTCCCATCCATCGTCTCACTTTGTGACCGGACGATCCTCCTTGAACGCGGACGCGTGAAAATGGATGGCGCAACGCGGGAAGTCGTGGAGAAGTACGTGGCCGAGGGGTTGGCGACCGGAGCCGAGACGACATGGGCGCCCGGAACGGGGCCTGGGTCGGAGTTCGCCGAGATCCGGGCAGTGCGTATCAAAGACGAGGCGGGCAAGGTGTCTGGCACCCATGACATAGCGAGGCCAGTGACCCTTGAGATGGATTTCTACTGCAAGAAAGATGGAACGCGTCTGAACGCCAGCTTCCAAGTCCACAACGCGATGGACTTGCTTCTTTTTGCCACGGCCAATTTCCATGAACCAAACTGGGGTGGCCGCGTCTACTCCGAAGGGCTCTACAGAACGCAGTGCACGATCCCAGGCCGTTTCTTGGCAGCCGGCCTACACAAGTTGTCTTGCCTATTGATGAAGGATGGAAGGCCGGGGGCGGGGATGATCGCCAATGTCCTGGCGTTTGAAACAATTGATGACGGGGAAGGAATCGGCGACTATCGGGGCCCCTCATTGGGCGTGGTCCGGCCTGTCCTCCCCTGGCTTACGCACCCCGATGACGGAGGCGCCAGCGATTAG
- a CDS encoding GDP-mannose 4,6-dehydratase has translation MKILITGITGMVGSHLAEYITKNHATAEVHGLVRWRSPLENLRQVMHKVTLHQAELRDLNSLVHLLREIRPDRVFHLAAQSYVSSSFIAPADTLQTNVIGTTNLLDAVRIAEQDPLIHICSSSEVYGQVLPSEVPISEKNPFRPASPYAVSKVGEDMIAYQYFLSYGLKTIRTRMFTHTGPRRGDVFAESAFAQQIAEIELGHRENPVRVGNLDSVRTMADVRDTVRAYWLMMEKCSPGEVYNIGGERVMTIGEILAMLKKMARVPIEHVVDPKLLRPSDVTLQVPDISKFKAATGWRAEIPVETTLRDLLDYHRERTRAHKG, from the coding sequence ATGAAAATCCTCATTACTGGAATCACGGGCATGGTCGGTAGCCACCTTGCCGAATACATTACAAAGAACCACGCGACAGCCGAAGTACATGGGTTAGTGCGGTGGCGAAGCCCGCTCGAGAACCTCCGCCAGGTCATGCACAAAGTAACGTTGCATCAGGCAGAACTACGCGACTTGAATTCCCTCGTCCACCTATTGCGTGAGATCCGACCGGATCGGGTATTCCATCTAGCCGCGCAGTCTTACGTCTCGTCCAGTTTCATCGCCCCCGCCGACACACTGCAAACCAACGTCATTGGGACCACCAATCTTCTCGACGCTGTTCGCATCGCCGAGCAGGACCCGCTCATCCACATATGCAGTTCCTCAGAGGTGTACGGTCAGGTCCTACCTTCCGAAGTACCGATAAGCGAGAAAAACCCATTCCGACCCGCGAGCCCGTACGCGGTATCGAAAGTCGGCGAGGACATGATCGCATACCAGTATTTCTTAAGCTACGGACTCAAGACGATCCGTACGAGAATGTTCACGCACACAGGTCCCCGTCGCGGCGACGTATTCGCGGAAAGCGCTTTTGCCCAGCAGATTGCCGAGATTGAGTTGGGCCACAGGGAGAATCCCGTTCGGGTGGGAAACCTCGACAGCGTCCGCACAATGGCGGATGTGCGCGACACTGTTCGAGCCTATTGGTTGATGATGGAAAAGTGCTCACCGGGAGAGGTATATAACATCGGAGGAGAACGCGTCATGACTATCGGGGAGATCTTGGCGATGCTGAAAAAGATGGCGCGAGTGCCAATCGAACACGTCGTGGATCCGAAGTTGCTCCGGCCGTCCGACGTCACGTTGCAAGTACCCGACATCTCCAAATTCAAGGCCGCGACCGGGTGGAGGGCAGAGATTCCCGTGGAAACCACCCTTCGCGATCTATTGGATTATCATCGCGAGCGAACACGCGCCCACAAAGGGTAG
- a CDS encoding transketolase, translating into MQTQALVQKAKEVRRDTFEMVMRAGKGHLGGSLSCVEILVALYYGKILRFDAGNPRWEGRDRLVFSKAHGTNSLYVVLADLGLFPRSELEHFLDDGSILSGHTDNRIPGVEIVGGSLGHGLGVACGMALASKIDKKEHLTVVIIGDAETQEGSVWEAAIFARQQKLGNLVAVTDYNKLGSEDFIENTAGLAPLAEKWKAFGWEVIEIDGHSFAEIEGALAGIHGRRSDRPLMIIAHTVKGKGISALANTPLAHHTLPPAERIPEIRRELA; encoded by the coding sequence ATGCAAACTCAAGCTCTTGTCCAGAAGGCCAAAGAAGTCCGACGCGACACATTCGAGATGGTGATGCGTGCCGGGAAAGGACACCTTGGAGGATCGCTATCTTGTGTCGAAATCTTAGTGGCACTGTACTATGGCAAGATTCTCCGCTTCGACGCAGGGAATCCGCGTTGGGAAGGCCGCGATCGACTCGTATTCAGCAAGGCGCACGGCACCAACTCACTTTACGTCGTGCTCGCGGACCTCGGGTTGTTTCCGAGAAGCGAATTGGAGCATTTTCTTGACGATGGAAGCATATTGAGTGGGCACACGGACAACAGGATCCCGGGAGTGGAAATCGTCGGGGGCTCGCTAGGCCACGGGCTTGGCGTCGCGTGCGGGATGGCATTGGCATCCAAGATCGACAAGAAGGAGCACCTCACGGTGGTGATTATCGGCGACGCGGAGACTCAGGAAGGATCGGTGTGGGAGGCCGCGATTTTCGCCCGGCAACAAAAATTGGGAAATCTCGTCGCAGTCACTGATTATAACAAATTGGGCTCTGAGGACTTCATTGAGAACACGGCCGGTCTCGCGCCCCTTGCCGAAAAATGGAAAGCCTTCGGGTGGGAAGTCATCGAGATAGACGGCCACTCATTCGCTGAGATTGAAGGGGCGTTGGCAGGCATCCACGGTCGAAGGTCCGATAGGCCGCTCATGATCATCGCCCACACCGTGAAAGGTAAGGGCATCTCGGCCCTCGCGAACACACCCCTTGCCCATCACACCTTGCCGCCCGCCGAGCGCATCCCGGAAATCAGGAGAGAACTGGCATGA
- a CDS encoding 1-deoxy-D-xylulose-5-phosphate synthase, with product MKPVRTIYTEARDATFEELYKIAVADRDVVVISADMGARKFKEFKRDIPDQFYNVGVSEQNAISVAGGLAVEGKIPFVYGIGNFVTLRCYEQLKVDVACMNLPVTVIGMGAGYVYSIDGPTHHITQDIAVMRCLPGMTIWSPSDYTMAGGIIPLAYRTPGPKYIRLDKGPFTPMYEPDSAEFTQGCGIVRNGTDLTIVATGVMTTQALQVADDLEASGISARVVDVYRLKPVDAPRLASLLDGTARIVTLEEHSIVGGLGSIILETLSDHGIRVPVLRLALPDQYRFEVGSRDYLRRLDGLDRHGVTRKIMDWAKNPTSTAAEKSMGDGLRVRMSR from the coding sequence ATGAAACCCGTCCGCACAATCTACACGGAGGCGCGGGACGCCACTTTTGAGGAGCTCTACAAAATAGCTGTGGCCGACCGCGATGTGGTCGTCATATCGGCCGACATGGGTGCACGCAAATTCAAGGAATTCAAGCGGGATATTCCCGATCAATTCTACAACGTCGGTGTCTCTGAACAGAATGCGATTAGCGTGGCTGGCGGCCTGGCGGTCGAAGGCAAGATCCCGTTCGTTTACGGAATCGGAAACTTCGTCACGCTGCGGTGCTACGAACAACTCAAGGTGGACGTAGCTTGCATGAATTTGCCAGTGACCGTGATTGGGATGGGCGCCGGGTACGTATACAGTATCGACGGCCCGACCCACCACATCACTCAAGACATTGCCGTAATGCGGTGCCTGCCCGGCATGACCATCTGGAGCCCCTCAGATTACACGATGGCAGGAGGCATAATCCCGCTCGCCTACAGGACACCGGGCCCCAAGTACATCCGCCTGGACAAGGGGCCCTTCACGCCGATGTACGAACCCGACTCCGCAGAGTTCACACAAGGATGCGGGATTGTACGAAACGGAACCGACCTCACGATTGTCGCCACCGGCGTGATGACCACACAAGCGCTTCAGGTGGCAGACGACCTTGAAGCGTCAGGGATCAGCGCGCGCGTCGTCGACGTGTACCGATTGAAACCCGTGGACGCACCAAGGCTGGCGTCACTTTTGGACGGGACGGCGAGGATAGTGACGCTCGAGGAGCATTCCATCGTAGGCGGCCTTGGAAGCATCATCTTGGAGACCCTTTCGGACCATGGGATCCGAGTTCCCGTCCTACGACTTGCCCTTCCTGACCAGTATCGATTCGAAGTTGGAAGCCGAGACTATCTTCGCCGTCTGGACGGCCTGGATCGGCATGGCGTCACGCGGAAAATCATGGATTGGGCCAAGAATCCGACGAGCACTGCCGCGGAGAAATCCATGGGAGATGGACTTCGCGTCAGAATGTCTCGTTAA